In Neovison vison isolate M4711 chromosome 14, ASM_NN_V1, whole genome shotgun sequence, the following proteins share a genomic window:
- the PVRIG gene encoding LOW QUALITY PROTEIN: transmembrane protein PVRIG (The sequence of the model RefSeq protein was modified relative to this genomic sequence to represent the inferred CDS: deleted 1 base in 1 codon), producing MDRPRAPALLSVLLTFCITAGELGARREAEDGAVGGGLALGPAMSVPAGTPEVWVQVHMEAAAPPSFIVRCGFLGSGSISLVTVSSGGPDGAGGTRLAVLHPEFGIQQWSPVRRAHWETKTSISLAVEEGSEGRSSGANTTFCCKFVSFPEGSQEACGSLFLSTDQGLPAPTPAPMLRADLAGIFGVSGVLLFGCVYLLHLLHRQRHWSVSKAQTPLASPQPQARARAAGQVPLVSLRAPCTAVPAGRYCPAPLDLVLPPQPLARWAPLPASTRNSFVSVENGLYAPAGERPFQAGPNLVPFPDSLGHRAAEGHLGVR from the exons ATGGACCGGCCCCGGGCCCCAGCCCTGCTGTCGGTGCTGCTGACGTTCTGCATCACTGCTGGTGAGTTGGGggcaaggagagaagcagaggacgGGGCGGTA GGGGGAggcctggccctgggccctgCCATGTCTGTACCCGCAGGGACTCCTGAGGTGTGGGTGCAGGTTCACATGGAGGCCGCTGCGCCCCCGTCCTTCATCGTCCGCTGCGGATTCCTGGGCTCCGGCTCCATCTCCCTGGTGACCGTGAGCTCGGGGGGGCCTGATGGTGCCGGAGGGACCAGGCTGGCCGTTTTGCATCCAGAATTCGGCATCCAGCAGTGGTCCCCGGTCCGCCGGGCCCACTGGGAGACCAAAACCAGCATCTCCCTCGCTGTGGAAGAAGGATCTGAGGGGAGAAGCTCGGGCGCTAACACCACCTTCTGCTGCaagtttgtttcctttcctgaGGGCTCCCAGGAGGCCTGCGGGAGCCTCTTCCTCAGCACAGACCAAG GGCTCCCTGCCCCGACGCCAGCTCCCATGCTGCGGGCCGACCTGGCCGGGATCTTTGGGGTGTCGGGGGTCCTCCTCTTTGGCTGTGTCTACCTCCTCCACCTCCTGCATCGGCAGAGGCACTG GTCTGTCAGCAAGGCCCAGACGCCCCTCGccagcccccaaccccaggcGCGAGCAAGG GCGGCCGGTCAAGTCCCCCTGGTCTCTCTGCGCGCGCCCTGCACGGCCGTCCCCGCCGGCCGCTACTGCCCGGCCCCTCTGGACCTGGTGCTCCCGCCCCAGCCGCTGGCCCGCTGGGCGCCCCTGCCCGCCTCGACCCGCAACAGCTTCGTCTCCGTGGAGAACGGACTTTATGCTCCGGCCGGAGAGAGGCCTTTCCAAGCTGGCCCCAACCTCGTCCCCTTCCCGGACTCTCTGGGGCACAGGGCCGCGGAGGGGCATTTAGGAGTTCGATGA